The DNA region ACCTGGTCATCGCCATGCGCGCCCGCGAACTCGGCCGCACTTCGGTCGTCGTCGGCGACTCGGTCGACATCGTCGGCGACACCTCGGGCAACGCCGACACACTGGCCCGCATCGTGCGCGTCGCCGACCGCGCCAGCGTGCTGCGCCGGACCGCCGACGACACCGACCCGTTCGAGCGGGTCGTGGTCGCCAACGCCGAGCAGCTGCTGATCGTCTGCGCGCTGGCCGACCCGCCGCCGCGCACCGGGTTCATCGACCGCTGCCTGGTCGCGGCCTTCTCCGGCGGCCTCGAACCTGTCCTGTGCCTGACGAAGTCCGACCTCGCCGACCCGTCGACCCTGCTGGCGGCCTACGCGGAGCTGAACCTGCCGGTGGTCATCACCCGGCAGGACCAGGACCCGGCCGACCTGCACGACCGGCTCACCGACCGGGTGTCCGCGCTGGTCGGGCACTCGGGGGTGGGCAAGTCGACGCTGGTCAACCGCCTCGTCCCGGACGCGGCCAGGGCGGTCGGCGTGGTCAGCGGCGTCGGCAAGGGCAGGCACACGTCGACCACGGCGGTCGCGCTGGCGCTGCCCACGGGCGGCTGGGTGGTCGACACGCCCGGTATCCGGTCGTTCGGGCTGGCCCATGTCACGCCGAACGACATCGTGGCGGCGTTCGAGGAGTTCGTGGCGCCCGCCGAGGAATGCCCGTCCAACTGCGGCCACCGCGGCGCGCCGGAGGACCCGGACTGCGTGCTCGACTCGGTGGTCGAGGAGGGCGCGGCCACGGTGGGCAGGCTCACCTCGCTGCGCAGGCTGCTCGCGTCGAAGGCGGGGGCCGACGAGCACGCCGACTGACAGAATCCGGGCATGCAGATCCTGCGCTACACCGCTTTCAGCACCGACCCGACCGGCGGAAACCCGGCCGGCGTCGTCCTCGACGCGACCGGGGCCGACGACGCGGCCATGCTCGCCGCGGCCGCCGACCTTGGCTACTCGGAGACGGCGTTCCTGATCCCGCGCGGGCCG from Alloactinosynnema sp. L-07 includes:
- the rsgA gene encoding ribosome small subunit-dependent GTPase A; its protein translation is MSKRGDWSRLDEADVRVRPGKGTRPRSKRRPEHADAVTAMVVGKDRGRWTCAVDRDPNHLVIAMRARELGRTSVVVGDSVDIVGDTSGNADTLARIVRVADRASVLRRTADDTDPFERVVVANAEQLLIVCALADPPPRTGFIDRCLVAAFSGGLEPVLCLTKSDLADPSTLLAAYAELNLPVVITRQDQDPADLHDRLTDRVSALVGHSGVGKSTLVNRLVPDAARAVGVVSGVGKGRHTSTTAVALALPTGGWVVDTPGIRSFGLAHVTPNDIVAAFEEFVAPAEECPSNCGHRGAPEDPDCVLDSVVEEGAATVGRLTSLRRLLASKAGADEHAD